The window CCACCAAAAAGTAGATTCATAGGTGATCTACTAATAATGATTCttattccatttttttcttctacaTTGAATATGATcttgaaaatagaaaacatattaatatataaaacaacTACTCCAACATCATCTACAATGTCATACATATCACATGTAGAGCATTACCATTATGAtattatttcttgaaaattcactaatcatatcaaaaaataaaatcagcataaaatactttaaaaaaactttaaattatttaaaaaaatttaaataaacctttatttttctattacgTTCAATTAAGTTcgtgtattttttattttaagtaaaatagacttttatgattaacaattatttaaatattattaatcaaaatatcacatGACTATGTCATTATGTCATATTAATATGTCACATAATCATTCACATGACATGTCAGCACAACACGACAATACGTGATATAGAATGACATgcgatattttgattaataataattcataaatcattaattataaaaatttatttaactcaaaataaaaatataaaaatttgattaaatataataaaaaataaaattttatttaaaactttttgaaCAGCTCTTgagtttttttaaatattacatgaagttaatgaatttaaaaacataattatatatatatatatatatatatcccaAGTTGAATGAATGTTAATTGAGGTTCTAGAAGAGGAAATAATGACAAGTAGAAGTAATATTACTGAATtttcaaagaataaaagaTCAGAGAAGGTGATAATTAATTGTGACCTTTGGACAGTCAAAAGTCAAAACTGGAAAATGGAGTAAGAAACAAACAACGGGGGTGGGGTGCTTTGATTTTGGTGTAGACGAAGACCCTTTGCTACCACGTGCTGCTTTgagtatttaatttcttttttctgcaGGAAAGAAAATGGACAGACCACTTGCCGAGGCGGTTGAACAAATCAGACTCAAATTAGGTAAGATTAAGATATTTTGTAAGCAGATTTGGATAAGACTGGAGTAGTAAGTGTTAAGGTACCTAGTATTTAAATACGATTATaaataatgatttttaatattaaagttttaattatatatatttatttctaaatttaatattattcatataatacttattaaaatttattaattgttttaaatataattttaaattttaatttattttttgtgaattaacattaatttatgaatttggtttttattaataatatatttaaaagattcatttaaatttattttaatatgatATTTGAGGAATAATGTATAGGATATTCAAATACAAGTTCgaaaatcaattcaaaaaaaaattaaatatttattggTTTCGGATATCCTACCAAATAATAAGATTTGGATTAAAGTATctgaaaaataacaaaaaccttaccttttggatttaatttttagacctctaatatttttacttttttatatcacaaatttattttttatgatttttacaccttttatatattataaaaaattaacttttagtataaaatagattaaaatttttatttttatttttattttcgtgaaaataaaaagaagaccAAAAGGAAttctattaaaaaaacaaaagaaaaaccccAATTTTCCTCGATGAAATGCGAGGCGTTGATTTATTAGTAAGGAATAAATCGAACAGACCCAGATGTGAAGCTGCATTCGTTACATCATGTTCTGGAAGTCAATGATTAAAGAGAGACGAAagtcttttgtgttttttgaataaagaaaaagaaaaagaaaaagaaatgtatACCTTTCGATGGATCAACACGTATTCCCCAAGAATTGGGGACTTTTATGGCATAGAAACCACCCACCTACAAAGCAAAAACAGTGGAGGACAGGGGAGTCAAGTTATTAGCAATCTATTGAATTCTTAGAAAGTGGATTAGACTTGTGTTGCCTGGTGAGCTGTGTGCTCCTCTTTAcctaaattttgaagaaaaagtctAAAACCCCccaaaaagaaatgataaTTTGCCGTGTCTTGATTGATTCCATGTTTTCTTCAGCTTAGAGGGCAAGAAAAGTGAAGCAAATTTCACTTCATTGGTGTATCATTTCATTAGATATAAGGTATTAAATTGTATCTAATTTTGAACTTAAATGATAAATGCATATgattttgattcaaagaaaTCGGATTTGAGTTTTCCACCCAAGCAAAAATTGGAGTGGAATTTGAAATGTTTGCCATGTTAGACTTGTTGATTAGAATAATTTAAGGTCAATTTATCAACGCACTTACCTTAACCATAACTGGTTATACTATACCGAATGGATCAATCTGTCTTCCACAGGGTGATAGAGACAGAACaagagaaaagtaaaaaaagcCATAGGGTAGAAAACTGTGCTTAGACTTGAAAGCTCCCTTGTCGGCTGTAAAGACTTGACAGGAGCAAGCCGGCAACAGCCTACTTTAGCAGTATTCTTTTCATATTCCTGCTTCTTCTGCATACTTCTGCGTTTCCCTGAAACTGCAACTAAGTTAAACACCCacaaaagaagagagaaaaagatgaaagaGAGAAGGCTAAAGTTGATTCCCATGCAGTTCTCAGCCTCTAAACAACCATACTGGAGATGGGTTTTCTTGTTAGTCTTCCCTTTGTTGCTCTCCAGCTCCTTCTCTGATCCAAGGATCTCAAACGCTGGCCTTTTGTGTGGCCATTCCAGGCCACCAAATGGGACCAACTTAATTCCAAACTTTTCTGAAGCGATGCGAGGCTTGTCACAAGCGATCAACAATAGCCACTTTGCTTCTTACCACCTCAACTCTACATCTCCAATGTATGTATTGGCTCAGTGCCATCAAGACCTCTCACAAACTGATTGCCTTCTTTGCTATGCAGCCGCAAGGACTACGCTTCCACGTTGCCTTCCTTCTGTCTCAGGTCGAATCTTTCTTGATGGCTGCTTCTTGCGTTACGATAATTACAGCTTTTATCAAGAGTCTGTCTCATCTAGTTTGGATAATGTCAGTTGCAGCCCTGATGAAGCAACAGTGTTTGATGGAGATAGTAAGAGGGTGAATTTATTTGGTAGGAGTGTTGATTATGCAGTTGGGAATATGACTAGGATTGCTTTGAGAAATGGAGGATTTGGGACGGTGGGTATGAATGGTGTGTATGCATTGGCACAGTGTTGGAAGAGTGTTCCTGCTGAAGGGTGCAGAGAGTGCCTGGAGAAGGCGGCAAAGGCGGTGAGAGGCTGCGTGCCAAAGGAGGAAGGGAGAGGGATGAATACTGGGTGTTATATAAGGTACTCGACCGATAAGTTTTATAGTAAAGAGGGAGAAGCAAAGCATGATCATGGTAAGTCTGCCATAATCCTTTTCCAACAACTTCCAAAAAGTTCTAGTTAGGTTATTTGTTCACTGTTTCCTCTTTGGCTGTTTTAGAGTAGATTTTGGATTTTTCCCTTGTATGAGTTCTAAACTCCGTTCacctcttttcttctctccttGTTGTATTGAATGTATTTCACCTTTTCGAGGGACTTCAGAAATTGCAGTCATAGTAGCAATTGTCTCATCAATAGCTGCATTCTTGATGGTCTCTCTTTCAGCAGCTTACGCTACTTATGCAAGATTGTCAAAGAGGAAAGAAGGTACAATCACTCTGAGTAATCTTCACTATGTGCAGTGATAATTCTAGCTGTTTTCATTCATCTCAAATCTCTTTAGCATCAATTTTTGCATAAAGCATTAGCCTCCTCTTATCTATTACTCTCTATTGCATTGCCTAGAGCTCAAAAACCTCGGCCAGATTTCCAAAAGCTTTGACAAATCAGGTTTGAAGTTCAAGTATGAAACCCTTGAGAAGGCAACCGATTACTTTAGTCTTTCAAGGAAGCTAGGCCAAGGAGGAACTGGTTCTGTATTCATGGGGATTCTTCCAAATGGGAAGACTGTAGCTGTGAAGAGATTGATATACAATACCAGGCAATGGGTAGATGACTTTTTTAATGAGGTAAACTTAATCAGCAGAATTCAACACAAGAATCTGGTGAAGCTTCTGGGTTGTAGCATTGAGGGCCCTGAGAGTCTCCTGGTTTATGAGTATGTACCAAACAAGAGCCTCGATCAGTTCATTTTTGGTAAATTGTTTTCCCTTTACATGATTTAGTATGTCTTTTTTCTTAGTAAAAACATGATTCTTCTGATTAATTACAGCCTAAATTTTTCTATTGCCATTCCATTCTGCTCTCTGTAGCCTACTTCCGAGGTGTTGATGATTTTACTTTCATACGCAGATGAGAAGAAAACAAACCTTGTAAAGTGGAAGCAGCGGTTTGATATCATTGTTGGAACAGCTGAGGGTCTAGCACATCTTCATGGAGGAGGGTCTCACGTAAGGCTAATCCACAGGGACATTAAAAGCAGCAATGTTCTTTTAGATGAGAATCTCAACCCCAAGATTGCTGATTTTGGACTCGTACGATGTTTAGCTACAGACAAAAGTCATCTTAGCACTGGGGTTGCTGGAACACTGTAAGTTTAGAGAAGATCTATCTGATTGTCTGATTGGTTTTTCATACTGCTATTCATTAGAATCAAATGCATTTCATCAGCATGACATTGGTTCATAGTTTGAGCAGTACTACATGACAGAACTTCATATGAACTGCTGTTGATGCAGTGGATACATGGCTCCAGAGTACCTTGTTCGAGGACAACTCACAGAGAAAGCAGATGTTTACAGTTTTGGGGTGCTAGCTCTTGAGATTGTATGTGGTAAAAGGAATACAACCTTCACAAAGGACTCTGGTTCCCTTCTACAAACAGTAAGCTCCTAAATCATTGTTCATTCGGCATATTGCTACTTTCTCTTGCTGTTAAATCAgttagaaatgaaatgagaatTCTGATAGGGGATTTTCAACCTCAGGTTTGGGCACTTTACAGATCAAATAGATTGGCTGAAGCTGTGGACTATAGCATAAAAGATGATACTTCAGCAAAAGAAGCCCCCAATGTGCTTCAAATTGGACTATTGTGCACACAAGCTTCAGTTTCCTTAAGACCATCAATGGCACAAGTAGTTCAGATGCTGACAGATAAAGATTGTGAAATTCCTTCACCCAACCAGCCTCCTTTCTTGAATGCTAGTGTGCTAGATCCAACAAGCTCCACAAGGTCCAACAGCACAGACAGTTTCACAACAAACGCAGtgagaaaaattcaagacTCAGGTACATCCTCCGAGCCTTCTAGGACTCTCAGTTCAGATGAGGCATCAAGAAGCCAATGATTGATGCAGAAGCCAGTTGAAATCCCAGGACTCATCTAGTTATGAAGGGTTTAGGGGAAGGTCTCTGGCATAATTCTTTTGGGGTACAAAGCAGCAATGCCCATTGAAGTTTCAATCAGCCGAGAGTCCACAAATGCCACAACATAGTAGGAGACAAAACATTGAGCAATGAGAGTAGATATCTATGCATTGGCATATCAATTTTTCCGCAGAGCTTGTGAGACCATAGCTTTGTCTTTTAGCTTTcatgtttaatatttttttcaacttcttcTCACACAAAAACATTCTTCGAGGAATCCAAAAGTTAAAAGAGTAAGTAGGGGTAGTTGCTGGGGACCCATTTGCCTCCATAGATGGATGCAGTTCTTTCTATTTTCTGTCAATTGATTTACAAACGACTAGAGCCACCTCACTCTATCCAGTGGATGATTAGGATGTTATTTAATGCTCTTATCATATGGCCTTTTCAGAGCAAATAAACAGATggggcttaaaattaaatatttgatgtGACACGGTCATATACTTACCACGTGGCATGTCGACTTTGTTGTTATCCACGTGGctagataatttttttgattctCCCACCAGTCCACGTGGTTACATAATGTACATGAAAACATGTCACCCGAAACATTCATTGTACTTATTTAGGCATTGATTATCTATATTTGAGATTCACACCCATCTCCCTTCATAAATGGTTAATTATATCGAGAAGTAGGTAATGTGTACtggtggcaatttgattggtCGGTTTGGTTATTTCACgttgaagaaaaatttaactttttctaAAGCAGGTTATTTTGgattcaaattattttgaatttaaatcaTATCTAATTATTTCAGATTtgaatcattttaatttattattcaagttatttaaatttaaatcattcgagtttaaattattttaagttcaaattattaactttttaaaattaaatcaaattagaTTTTGATAGAGTATTCtaattaaagtaattttagattaattttttaaacatctaaatttaaaaatttcggtttgaatTGAATAAGTTTAAAtcgttttaattttttctaatcGAATCAAACTCAATCAAATCGAGTACATTTTCGAATTTAAGTCAATTTTACTAACTCGACAAGCAACTTTCCATTATTGAGCATTATTGGAACTTAGCACCGTTCATTATCAAAGGTTTAAAAATTCtaggataattttattttctcctgGTTTAAATGGTGGTCgcttattttgaaatttaggcCTTCCTGTGGGCTTTTCTTTATCCGGCTATTTTGACTTTTGATAACTTTCCTTGAACTAATTTCTGATTTGCTAACTGATTTTCTTGCTTCagtaccaaaaagaaaaaagtcaaagaaaaaggaaaagaatgcTTGTGATATGATCTTAACTTGTCTTGTCTGAATCTGTGACACATAAAAGTTGCTTTTGGCCACCATTTCCCTAAGCTGATGAAACCTATTCAGCCTACGCATTTGCTGCTTGAAATTTTGTTCCCTAACCCAATAGGTCTGCTTGGTCCCCTTTTCTCTCaatccaaattaattaaagaaatttggtTCATTTCTACAGATTCACTGCATAATTCTAAAGCTCATTAATCATTAATTGCTTTTAATTGATAGTGTGTTTTCCCCTTAGGGAaaacttgtttgaattttgttgcaccatttt is drawn from Theobroma cacao cultivar B97-61/B2 chromosome 4, Criollo_cocoa_genome_V2, whole genome shotgun sequence and contains these coding sequences:
- the LOC18600804 gene encoding cysteine-rich receptor-like protein kinase 42, with protein sequence MKERRLKLIPMQFSASKQPYWRWVFLLVFPLLLSSSFSDPRISNAGLLCGHSRPPNGTNLIPNFSEAMRGLSQAINNSHFASYHLNSTSPMYVLAQCHQDLSQTDCLLCYAAARTTLPRCLPSVSGRIFLDGCFLRYDNYSFYQESVSSSLDNVSCSPDEATVFDGDSKRVNLFGRSVDYAVGNMTRIALRNGGFGTVGMNGVYALAQCWKSVPAEGCRECLEKAAKAVRGCVPKEEGRGMNTGCYIRYSTDKFYSKEGEAKHDHEIAVIVAIVSSIAAFLMVSLSAAYATYARLSKRKEELKNLGQISKSFDKSGLKFKYETLEKATDYFSLSRKLGQGGTGSVFMGILPNGKTVAVKRLIYNTRQWVDDFFNEVNLISRIQHKNLVKLLGCSIEGPESLLVYEYVPNKSLDQFIFDEKKTNLVKWKQRFDIIVGTAEGLAHLHGGGSHVRLIHRDIKSSNVLLDENLNPKIADFGLVRCLATDKSHLSTGVAGTLGYMAPEYLVRGQLTEKADVYSFGVLALEIVCGKRNTTFTKDSGSLLQTVWALYRSNRLAEAVDYSIKDDTSAKEAPNVLQIGLLCTQASVSLRPSMAQVVQMLTDKDCEIPSPNQPPFLNASVLDPTSSTRSNSTDSFTTNAVRKIQDSGTSSEPSRTLSSDEASRSQ